One window of the Populus nigra chromosome 4, ddPopNigr1.1, whole genome shotgun sequence genome contains the following:
- the LOC133692417 gene encoding mitogen-activated protein kinase homolog NTF3-like, with translation MATPVEPPNGVRNQGKHYYSMWQTLFEIDTKYVPIKPIGRGAYGIVCSSVNRETTEKVAIKKIHNAFENRVDALRTLRELKLLRHLLHENVIGLKDVMMPIQRRSFKDVYLVYELMDTDLHQIIKSSQALTNEHCQYFLFQLLRGLKYLHSANILHRDLKPGNLLINANCELKIGDFGLARTSNGKNQFMTEYVVTRWYRAPELLLCCDNYGTSIDVWSVGCIFAELLGRKPIFPGTECLNQLKLIISILGSQREEDLEFIDNPKAKKYIKSLPYSPGTPLSCLYPNAHPLAIDLLQKMLVFDPSKRITVTGALEHPYMSLLYDPSSNPPAQVPIDLDIDEELGEEMIREMMWKEMLHYHPEAAAVNGEVRS, from the exons ATGGCAACACCAGTTGAGCCACCAAATGGGGTTAGGAATCAGGGGAAGCATTACTATTCAATGTGGCAAACTTTGTTTGAGATCGATACAAAGTATGTGCCGATCAAGCCTATAGGTCGAGGGGCTTATGGTATTGTGTGCTCTTCTGTGAATAGAGAAACCACTGAGAAAGTTGCGATTAAAAAGATACACAACGCTTTTGAGAACCGTGTTGATGCGCTGAGAACTTTAAGGGAATTGAAGCTTCTTCGGCATCTTCTACATGAGAATGTGATTGGTTTGAAAGATGTGATGATGCCCATACAAAGGAGAAGCTTTAAGGATGTTTATTTGGTTTATGAACTCATGGATACAGATCTGCATCAAATTATCAAGTCTTCTCAAGCACTTACTAATGAGCACTGCCAATACTTCCTATTTCAG TTGCTTCGTGGTCTGAAATATCTTCACTCAGCAAATATTCTGCATCGTGACTTAAAGCCTGGGAACCTTCTCATTAATGCGAACTGTGAGCTAAAGATCGGTGATTTTGGGCTGGCACGTACTAGCAATGGCAAGAACCAATTCATGACTGAGTATGTTGTCACTCGATGGTATCGAGCTCCAGAGCTCCTTCTCTGCTGTGATAACTATGGGACATCAATTGATGTCTGGTCTGTAGGATGCATCTTTGCGGAGCTTCTTGGTCGGAAGCCTATCTTTCCTGGCACAGAATGTCTCAATCAGCTTAAACTTATCATCAGCATCCTTGGAAGTCAGAGGGAGGAGGATCTTGAATTTATTGATAACCCGAAGGCAAAGAAATATATCAAGTCACTTCCTTATTCTCCTGGGACTCCCCTTTCCTGCCTTTATCCTAATGCACATCCTTTGGCAATTGATCTGCTACAAAAAATGCTTGTTTTTGACCCATCAAAAAGGATTACTGTTACCGGAGCACTGGAACACCCTTACATGTCTCTGCTATATGATCCCAGCAGCAACCCTCCAGCACAGGTCCCAATTGATCTTGACATAGATGAGGAATTAGGGGAAGAGATGATACGAGAGATGATGTGGAAGGAGATGCTTCATTACCATCCTGAAGCCGCGGCAGTCAACGGCGAGGTGCGCTCCTAA
- the LOC133691260 gene encoding alcohol acyltransferase 9-like: MLKLPELPDCFYQNQPTLIFPSSPTPKHSLYLSNLDDQKFLRFSIKYLYLFKKSISLDILKYSLSKVLVHYYPLAGRLRASTEVDQKLEVDCNGEGAVFAEAFMDITAEEFLDLSMKPNKSWRKLLYRVEAQSFLDIPPLVVQVTTLRCGGMIVCTSINHCVCDGIGTSQFLHAWAQITTKRNLDLPILPLHSRHLLKPRNPPEITFTHPEYVRIAPGENGHLDMDINHFLRSQPLVPSSLTFTASHILHLKKQCVPSLKCTTFEILASHTWRSWVRALDLSPSLNVKLLFSVNVRKKLIPEIPQGYYGNGFVLGCAQSCAQDLVTSNMYHGVKLVQQAKSSLTDDYVRSMIDLLEDKSVKTDLSMSLVISQWSKLGLEDLDFGEGKPLHMGPLTSDIYCLFLPVAGDFDAVRVLLSVPESVHEKFEYYMKECLGNAANGDAKGSHVEENGFC, translated from the exons atgttaaaattacCGGAACTTCCAGACTGTTTCTATCAGAACCAACCAACCTTAATCTTTCCAAGCAGCCCAACACCAAAGCATTCTCTGTACCTTTCCAATCTTGATGATCAAAAGTTTTTAAGGTTCTCCATTAAATATCTCTACCTTTTCAAAAAATCTATAAGCCTTGATATCTTGAAATATTCACTCTCCAAAGTTCTTGTGCATTACTACCCTCTAGCTGGGAGGTTGAGAGCCAGCACAGAAGTTGATCAAAAGCTTGAGGTTGATTGCAATGGAGAAGGTGCTGTCTTTGCTGAAGCTTTCATGGATATAACTGCTGAAGAGTTTCTTGATCTTTCCATGAAACCAAACAAGTCCTGGAGGAAACTTCTATACAGAGTGGAAGCTCAGAGTTTCTTGGATATTCCTCCTCTTGTAGTTCAG gtgACGACTCTCAGGTGTGGAGGGATGATCGTGTGCACGTCGATCAATCACTGTGTATGTGATGGCATAGGCACATCACAGTTTTTACATGCATGGGCCCAGATCACCACAAAACGGAATCTTGATCTGCCAATCTTACCGTTGCACAGCCGCCACTTGTTAAAACCCCGAAACCCCCCAGAAATAACCTTCACTCACCCAGAATATGTCCGAATTGCCCCTGGAGAAAATGGCCACTTGGACATGGATATTAACCATTTTCTACGATCTCAGCCACTAGTGCCATCATCCTTAACCTTCACTGCCTCCCATATCCTCCACCTCAAGAAGCAGTGCGTGCCATCGCTGAAGTGTACCACCTTTGAAATATTGGCATCTCACACATGGCGTTCTTGGGTTAGGGCACTGGACTTGTCACCTTCACTCAACGTCAAGCTTCTCTTCTCCGTAAATGTCAGGAAAAAGTTAATCCCAGAAATACCACAAGGGTATTATGGGAACGGATTCGTGTTAGGATGTGCACAGTCTTGTGCCCAGGATTTGGTCACTAGCAACATGTACCACGGCGTCAAATTGGTTCAACAAGCTAAGTCAAGTTTAACTGATGATTATGTGAGGTCGATGATTGATTTGTTGGAGGACAAATCAGTAAAAACGGACCTTTCGATGAGTTTGGTTATATCACAATGGTCTAAGTTAGGGTTAGAGGATTTGGATTTTGGAGAAGGCAAACCATTACATATGGGTCCCCTGACAAGTGATATTTACTGCTTGTTTTTACCAGTTGCTGGTGATTTTGATGCTGTGAGGGTGCTACTATCGGTGCCAGAGAGTGTGCACGAGAAATTTGAGTATTACATGAAGGAATGTTTGGGCAATGCAGCAAACGGGGATGCGAAAGGGTCTCATGTGGAAGAAAATGGATTCTGTTGA
- the LOC133691085 gene encoding cyclin-T1-3-like — protein sequence MARIATSMHLPKEPQYHTRKWYFSRQEIEDFSPSRRDGIDVEKESQLRKLYCSFIKELGVKLKVPQVTIACALILCHRFYMRQSHAKNDWKTMASASMFLACKLEETPRLLRDVVVVAYELMHKRDPSASHRIRQIGFCSSQKELLVTGERLLLATIGFDLDVQLPYKPLVNALKKLNIYPDLAKVAWNFVNDWLCTTLCLQYKPHYIAAGSMYLAAKFQKVKLPTEKGNVWWLEFDISPKQLEEVIQQMARLLEQDPKRTLPATHGRVPQSKASAKKMVTSSAQSAVTSVSMSNSLASDGAVMEASSSSDRNTSLNEVLPCQTIDSGASSVVEDGDGKNQPRTGDYELSSSSNIAPSYNSHHNIDVHQIRETLKRRRCQIAAKSRASLSNETMDAELDTETWIERELEEGIELQIAPSEKKRRKVRFGG from the exons ATGGCTAGGATTGCAACTAGCATGCACTTGCCGAAGGAGCCTCAGTATCATACACGCAAGTGGTACTTCAGCAGACAAGAAATTGAAGATTTTTCCCCTTCTAGAAGGGATGGTATTGACGTTGAGAAGGAGTCTCAATTACGGAAATTGTACTGTTCATTTATTAAAGAGCTCGGCGTGAAGCTTAAAGT GCCCCAGGTGACAATAGCATGTGCATTGATATTGTGCCACCGGTTTTACATGCGTCAATCTCATGCAAAGAATGATTGGAAG ACAATGGCATCTGCAAGCATGTTTCTTGCTTGCAAACTGGAGGAAACTCCGCGCTTGCTGAGGGATGTTGTTGTTGTGGCTTATGAGCTGATGCACAAAAGGGATCCTTCTGCCTCACATAGAATCAGGCAGATA GGATTTTGCAGTAGTCAGAAGGAATTGCTTGTAACCGGAGAGAGACTTTTATTGGCAACAATTGGTTTTGATCTTGATGTCCAACTTCCTTACAAGCCACTTGTAAATGCTTTGAAGAAATTGAACATATACCCAGATCTTGCAAAAGTAGCTTGGAATTTTGTGAATGATTG GCTTTGCACAACTTTATGCTTGCAGTACAAGCCCCATTACATTGCAGCTGGTTCCATGTATCTCGCTGCCAAATTTCAAAAGGTGAAACTTCCTACAGAGAAGGGAAATGTCTGGTGGCTGGAGTTTGACATTTCACCTAAACAATTAGAAG AGGTCATCCAACAGATGGCCAGGTTGTTAGAGCAAGATCCAAAAAGGACTCTTCCGGCAACGCATGGGAGGGTTCCACAATCTAAAGCTTCTGCCAAGAAGATGGTTACCAGTAGTGCGCAATCAGCTGTTACAAGTGTATCAATGTCTAATTCACTTGCTAGCGATGGGGCTGTGATGGAAGCTTCATCCTCATCTGACAGAAACACCAGCCTGAATGAAGTTTTACCATGTCAAACAATTGATAGTGGTGCAAGCAGTGTTGTTGAGGATGGTGATGGTAAGAATCAGCCAAGAACAGGGGACTATGAGTTGAGCTCCAGCAGCAATATTGCCCCATCTTATAATTCCCATCATAACATTGATGTCCACCAGATTAGAGAGACATTAAAGAGACGGAGATGCCAGATAGCTGCAAAAAGTAGAGCTTCGTTGTCCAATGAAACCATGGATGCTGAGTTAGATACGGAAACCTGGATAGAAAGGGAGCTAGAAGAAGGGATAGAGTTGCAAATTGCTCCTTCAGAGAAGAAACGAAGGAAGGTGCGATTCGGAGGATAA